A single Macaca mulatta isolate MMU2019108-1 chromosome 11, T2T-MMU8v2.0, whole genome shotgun sequence DNA region contains:
- the TBX3 gene encoding T-box transcription factor TBX3 isoform X1: protein MSLSMRDPVIPGTSMAYHPFLPHRAPDFAMSAVLGHQPPFFPALTLPPNGAAALSLPGALAKPIMDQLVGAAETGIPFSSLGPQAHLRPLKTMEPEEEVEDDPKVHLEAKELWDQFHKRGTEMVITKSGRRMFPPFKVRCSGLDKKAKYILLMDIIAADDCRYKFHNSRWMVAGKADPEMPKRMYIHPDSPATGEQWMSKVVTFHKLKLTNNISDKHGFTLAFPSDHATWQGNYSFGTQTILNSMHKYQPRFHIVRANDILKLPYSTFRTYLFPETEFIAVTAYQNDKITQLKIDNNPFAKGFRDTGNGRREKRKQLTLQSMRVFDERHKKENGTSDESSSEQAAFNCFAQASSPAVSTVGTSNLKDLCPSEGESDAEAESKEEHGPEACDAAKISTTTSEEPCRDKGSPAVKAHLFAAERPRDSGRLDKASPDSRHSPATISSSTRGLGAEERRSPGREGAAPAKVEEARALPGKEAFAPLTVQSDAAAAHLAQGPLPGLGFAPGLAGQQFFNGHPLFLHPSQFAMGGAFSSMAAAGMGPLLATVSGASTGVSGLDSTAMASAAAAQGLSGASAATLPFHLQQHVLASQGLAMSPFGSLFPYPYTYMAAAAAASSAAASSSVHRHPFLNLNTMRPRLRYSPYSIPVPVPDGSSLLTTALPSMAAAAGPLDGKVAALAASPASVAVDSGSELNSRSSTLSSSSVSLSPKLCAEKEAATSELQSIQRLVSGLEAKPDRSRSASP, encoded by the exons ATGAGCCTCTCCATGAGAGATCCGGTCATTCCTGGGACAAGCATGGCCTACCATCCGTTCCTACCTCACCGGGCGCCGGACTTCGCCATGAGCGCGGTGCTGGGTCACCAGCCGCCGTTCTTCCCCGCGCTGACGCTGCCTCCCAACGGCGCGGCGGCGCTCTCGCTGCCGGGCGCCCTGGCCAAGCCGATCATGGATCAATTGGTGGGGGCGGCTGAGACCGGCATCCCGTTCTCCTCCCTGGGGCCCCAGGCGCATCTGAGGCCTTTGAAGACCATGGAGCCCGAAGAAGAGGTGGAGGACGACCCCAAGGTGCACCTGGAGGCTAAAGAACTTTGGGATCAGTTTCACAAGCGGGGCACCGAGATGGTCATTACCAAGTCGGGAAG GCGAATGTTTCCTCCATTTAAAGTGAGATGTTCTGGGCTGGAtaaaaaagctaaatatattttattgatggACATTATAGCTGCTGATGACTGTCGTTATAAATTTCACAATTCTCGGTGGATGGTGGCTGGTAAGGCTGACCCTGAAATGCCAAAGAGGATGTACATTCACCCGGACAGCCCCGCTACTGGGGAACAGTGGATGTCCAAAGTCGTCACTTTCCACAAACTGAAACTCACCAACAACATTTCAGACAAACATGGATTT ACTTTGGCCTTCCCAAGTGATCACGCTACGTGGCAGGGGAATTATAGTTTTGGTACTCAG ACTATATTGAACTCCATGCACAAATACCAGCCCCGGTTCCACATTGTAAGAGCCAATGACATCTTGAAACTGCCTTATAGTACATTTCGGACATACTTATTCCCCGAAACTGAATTCATCGCTGTGACTGCATACCAGAATGATAAG ATAACTCAGTTAAAAATAGACAACAACCCTTTTGCAAAAGGTTTCCGGGACACTGGAAATGGCCGAAGAGAAAAAAG AAAACAGCTCACCCTGCAGTCCATGAGGGTGTTTGATGAAAGACACAAAAAGGAGAACGGGACCTCTGACGAGTCCTCCAGCGAACAAGCAGCTTTCAACTGCTTCGCCCAGGCTTCTTCTCCAGCCGTCTCCACTGTAGGGACATCGAACCTCAAAG ATTTATGTCCCAGCGAGGGTGAGAGCGACGCCGAGGCCGAGAGCAAAGAGGAGCACGGCCCCGAGGCCTGCGACGCGGCCAAGATTTCCACCACCACGTCGGAGGAACCCTGCCGTGACAAGGGCAGCCCCGCTGTCAAGGCGCACCTTTTCGCCGCCGAGCGGCCCCGGGACAGTGGGCGGCTGGACAAAGCGTCGCCCGACTCGCGCCATAGCCCCGCCACCATCTCGTCCAGCACTCGCGGCCTGGGCGCGGAGGAGCGCAGGAGTCCGGGTCGCGAGGGCGCAGCACCGGCCAAGGTGGAGGAGGCGCGCGCGCTCCCGGGCAAAGAGGCCTTCGCGCCGCTCACAGTGCAGTCCGACGCGGCCGCCGCGCACCTGGCCCAGGGTCCCCTGCCCGGCCTCGGCTTCGCTCCGGGCCTGGCGGGCCAACAGTTCTTCAACGGGCACCCGCTCTTCCTGCACCCCAGCCAGTTTGCCATGGGGGGCGCCTTCTCCAGCATGGCAGCCGCCGGCATGGGGCCCCTCCTGGCCACCGTGTCTGGGGCCTCCACTGGCGTCTCGGGCCTGGATTCCACGGCCATGGCCTCTGCCGCCGCGGCGCAGGGACTGTCCGGGGCGTCCGCGGCCACCCTGCCCTTCCACCTCCAGCAGCACGTCCTGGCCTCTCAG GGCCTGGCCATGTCCCCTTTCGGAAGCCTGTTCCCTTACCCCTACACGTACATGGCCGCAGCGGCGGCCGCCTCCTCTGCGGCAGCCTCCAGCTCGGTGCACCGCCACCCCTTCCTCAATCTGAACACCATGCGCCCACGGCTGCGCTACAGCCCCTACTCCATCCCGGTGCCGGTCCCGGACGGCAGCAGCCTGCTCACCACCGCCCTGCCCTCCATGGCGGCGGCTGCGGGGCCCCTGGACGGCAAAGTCGCTGCCCTGGCCGCCAGCCCGGCCTCGGTGGCGGTGGACTCGGGCTCTGAACTCAACAGCCGCTCCTCCACGCTCTCCTCCAGCTCCGTGTCCTTGTCGCCCAAACTCTGCGCGGAGAAAGAGGCGGCCACCAGCGAACTGCAGAGCATCCAGCGGTTGGTCAGCGGCTTGGAAGCCAAGCCAGACAGGTCCCGCAGCGCGTCCCCGTAG
- the TBX3 gene encoding T-box transcription factor TBX3 isoform X2, which produces MSLSMRDPVIPGTSMAYHPFLPHRAPDFAMSAVLGHQPPFFPALTLPPNGAAALSLPGALAKPIMDQLVGAAETGIPFSSLGPQAHLRPLKTMEPEEEVEDDPKVHLEAKELWDQFHKRGTEMVITKSGRRMFPPFKVRCSGLDKKAKYILLMDIIAADDCRYKFHNSRWMVAGKADPEMPKRMYIHPDSPATGEQWMSKVVTFHKLKLTNNISDKHGFTILNSMHKYQPRFHIVRANDILKLPYSTFRTYLFPETEFIAVTAYQNDKITQLKIDNNPFAKGFRDTGNGRREKRKQLTLQSMRVFDERHKKENGTSDESSSEQAAFNCFAQASSPAVSTVGTSNLKDLCPSEGESDAEAESKEEHGPEACDAAKISTTTSEEPCRDKGSPAVKAHLFAAERPRDSGRLDKASPDSRHSPATISSSTRGLGAEERRSPGREGAAPAKVEEARALPGKEAFAPLTVQSDAAAAHLAQGPLPGLGFAPGLAGQQFFNGHPLFLHPSQFAMGGAFSSMAAAGMGPLLATVSGASTGVSGLDSTAMASAAAAQGLSGASAATLPFHLQQHVLASQGLAMSPFGSLFPYPYTYMAAAAAASSAAASSSVHRHPFLNLNTMRPRLRYSPYSIPVPVPDGSSLLTTALPSMAAAAGPLDGKVAALAASPASVAVDSGSELNSRSSTLSSSSVSLSPKLCAEKEAATSELQSIQRLVSGLEAKPDRSRSASP; this is translated from the exons ATGAGCCTCTCCATGAGAGATCCGGTCATTCCTGGGACAAGCATGGCCTACCATCCGTTCCTACCTCACCGGGCGCCGGACTTCGCCATGAGCGCGGTGCTGGGTCACCAGCCGCCGTTCTTCCCCGCGCTGACGCTGCCTCCCAACGGCGCGGCGGCGCTCTCGCTGCCGGGCGCCCTGGCCAAGCCGATCATGGATCAATTGGTGGGGGCGGCTGAGACCGGCATCCCGTTCTCCTCCCTGGGGCCCCAGGCGCATCTGAGGCCTTTGAAGACCATGGAGCCCGAAGAAGAGGTGGAGGACGACCCCAAGGTGCACCTGGAGGCTAAAGAACTTTGGGATCAGTTTCACAAGCGGGGCACCGAGATGGTCATTACCAAGTCGGGAAG GCGAATGTTTCCTCCATTTAAAGTGAGATGTTCTGGGCTGGAtaaaaaagctaaatatattttattgatggACATTATAGCTGCTGATGACTGTCGTTATAAATTTCACAATTCTCGGTGGATGGTGGCTGGTAAGGCTGACCCTGAAATGCCAAAGAGGATGTACATTCACCCGGACAGCCCCGCTACTGGGGAACAGTGGATGTCCAAAGTCGTCACTTTCCACAAACTGAAACTCACCAACAACATTTCAGACAAACATGGATTT ACTATATTGAACTCCATGCACAAATACCAGCCCCGGTTCCACATTGTAAGAGCCAATGACATCTTGAAACTGCCTTATAGTACATTTCGGACATACTTATTCCCCGAAACTGAATTCATCGCTGTGACTGCATACCAGAATGATAAG ATAACTCAGTTAAAAATAGACAACAACCCTTTTGCAAAAGGTTTCCGGGACACTGGAAATGGCCGAAGAGAAAAAAG AAAACAGCTCACCCTGCAGTCCATGAGGGTGTTTGATGAAAGACACAAAAAGGAGAACGGGACCTCTGACGAGTCCTCCAGCGAACAAGCAGCTTTCAACTGCTTCGCCCAGGCTTCTTCTCCAGCCGTCTCCACTGTAGGGACATCGAACCTCAAAG ATTTATGTCCCAGCGAGGGTGAGAGCGACGCCGAGGCCGAGAGCAAAGAGGAGCACGGCCCCGAGGCCTGCGACGCGGCCAAGATTTCCACCACCACGTCGGAGGAACCCTGCCGTGACAAGGGCAGCCCCGCTGTCAAGGCGCACCTTTTCGCCGCCGAGCGGCCCCGGGACAGTGGGCGGCTGGACAAAGCGTCGCCCGACTCGCGCCATAGCCCCGCCACCATCTCGTCCAGCACTCGCGGCCTGGGCGCGGAGGAGCGCAGGAGTCCGGGTCGCGAGGGCGCAGCACCGGCCAAGGTGGAGGAGGCGCGCGCGCTCCCGGGCAAAGAGGCCTTCGCGCCGCTCACAGTGCAGTCCGACGCGGCCGCCGCGCACCTGGCCCAGGGTCCCCTGCCCGGCCTCGGCTTCGCTCCGGGCCTGGCGGGCCAACAGTTCTTCAACGGGCACCCGCTCTTCCTGCACCCCAGCCAGTTTGCCATGGGGGGCGCCTTCTCCAGCATGGCAGCCGCCGGCATGGGGCCCCTCCTGGCCACCGTGTCTGGGGCCTCCACTGGCGTCTCGGGCCTGGATTCCACGGCCATGGCCTCTGCCGCCGCGGCGCAGGGACTGTCCGGGGCGTCCGCGGCCACCCTGCCCTTCCACCTCCAGCAGCACGTCCTGGCCTCTCAG GGCCTGGCCATGTCCCCTTTCGGAAGCCTGTTCCCTTACCCCTACACGTACATGGCCGCAGCGGCGGCCGCCTCCTCTGCGGCAGCCTCCAGCTCGGTGCACCGCCACCCCTTCCTCAATCTGAACACCATGCGCCCACGGCTGCGCTACAGCCCCTACTCCATCCCGGTGCCGGTCCCGGACGGCAGCAGCCTGCTCACCACCGCCCTGCCCTCCATGGCGGCGGCTGCGGGGCCCCTGGACGGCAAAGTCGCTGCCCTGGCCGCCAGCCCGGCCTCGGTGGCGGTGGACTCGGGCTCTGAACTCAACAGCCGCTCCTCCACGCTCTCCTCCAGCTCCGTGTCCTTGTCGCCCAAACTCTGCGCGGAGAAAGAGGCGGCCACCAGCGAACTGCAGAGCATCCAGCGGTTGGTCAGCGGCTTGGAAGCCAAGCCAGACAGGTCCCGCAGCGCGTCCCCGTAG